In one window of Kitasatospora sp. MMS16-BH015 DNA:
- a CDS encoding bifunctional DNA primase/polymerase — protein MDNLFGDLRLGGRRRTRGSAFQAATEYTARWGWTVAAGAGRTAADGRCGCGAVHCAAPGLHDEVSPHVTAAPGGGLGPHAASLRELWSMGSPLLLLPGRTFDVLDVPAQPGLQALVRLERMGTQLGPVLAPPTGRLLFFTAPGTAARLPELLYRMGWDDAALDLACHGEGTYLAAPPTALGPLGPTRWLRRPTRESAATPPEARLLLGTLAYTCHRGRERAPELAS, from the coding sequence ATGGACAACCTCTTCGGCGATCTGCGCTTGGGCGGCCGCCGCCGTACCCGGGGCAGCGCCTTCCAGGCCGCCACCGAGTACACCGCCCGCTGGGGCTGGACGGTGGCGGCAGGTGCCGGGCGCACGGCGGCCGACGGCCGGTGCGGGTGCGGCGCCGTACACTGCGCCGCCCCCGGTCTGCACGACGAGGTGAGCCCGCACGTGACCGCCGCCCCCGGCGGCGGCCTCGGTCCACACGCCGCCTCGCTGCGCGAGCTGTGGAGCATGGGCTCCCCACTGCTGCTGCTCCCCGGCCGCACCTTCGACGTGCTGGACGTGCCCGCCCAGCCCGGCCTCCAGGCCCTGGTCCGGCTGGAGCGGATGGGCACCCAGCTCGGCCCGGTGCTCGCCCCGCCCACCGGCCGCCTGCTCTTCTTCACCGCCCCCGGCACCGCGGCCCGGCTCCCCGAACTGCTCTACCGGATGGGCTGGGACGACGCCGCCCTCGACCTCGCCTGCCACGGCGAGGGCACCTACCTGGCCGCCCCGCCCACGGCCCTCGGCCCCCTCGGCCCCACCCGCTGGCTCCGCCGCCCCACCCGCGAATCGGCGGCCACACCGCCGGAAGCCCGCCTCCTCCTGGGCACCCTCGCCTACACCTGCCACCGCGGCCGGGAACGGGCACCCGAACTGGCCTCGTGA